In the Panthera leo isolate Ple1 chromosome C2, P.leo_Ple1_pat1.1, whole genome shotgun sequence genome, CCCCAACGCCTCCCAAGTCATTTCTATTAAGATCTTATAGAACAATATTGCTGAGTACGTCTCACCTGGATGGTCCCAGAATGCTCCTTGCAAAAATTGGCCAGTACGCCTGAGTCCTCAGTCTCAGTTTTTGATGACCATCTATCCAGGCACCAAGCGTCTTCTTCCTTCACTGACCACCTCCCCTCACATGTAATAGGTTACCGAGTCCTAGTAACTATACACTCTGACTTATTTTGATCTATCACTTTGTCCCACTCATCACCCCCAACGTCATATCACACATGGACTAAGAACTTCACATGCTATTTGATCAACTGGGGAGCATttatataatgcatattattACAACGAAATTATGAGCTACCAAATTAATCTCTACATTAATATCTCACAATCTGTATTTTGTACAAAAACTCCCTTAGACAATTCTGATGTATAATTTGGTTTGGGAATCACTGGACATTAGTAACAGCTTCCTGATTAGTATCCTTAACTCTACTGTCCCCTCCCTTCAGCCTATTTActactaccaaacatttaatttaacaaatatctgaTGATGTCATTCCACGTCTTAAAACTTTTCAGCCCATGCCtattgtttggaaaataaaattgaagatattTCACAGGGCATTCAACTCTGTATAATCCAAGCCCTTCTAACATCTGCACTTTTGATGCTGCATCAACGTTCTACACACAGAATTTCCCTACTTCATTCAATTGTTACTCCATAAGTTTGCTCATGTTCAGAATGTTTTTCCTGTCTTCTAAATCTGcttattctttacatattttgaattgaaataattgtgttttttcCAACATAACAATTCCCCCAAATAGCTTCCATgtaagagtaaataaaattaaagggtCTTCAGGCTAGTGTACGGTTTTATTTCAGTTACCctcactgaattttcttttataaaccttaatgaatgttctttttacatttaatgcTTTTAATTTCAGATGCCATCTATTAAGAATATGGGAACTAAAAATGCAACAGAGCTAAAAGAGTTTGTTCTCATGGGACTTACATATCAACCAGAGTGGCAAATTCCTTTGTTCCTGGTATTCCTAGTTATATATCTCATCACCATTATGGGAAACCTTGGTCTGATTTCTCTCATATGCAATGAGCCTCAGCTTCACAtccccatgtactttttccttgGGAATCTGGCATTTGTGGATGTTTGGCTATCATCCACAGTGACCCCTAAGATGTTGGTCAACTTCTTTGCCAAGGGCaagatgatctctctctctgaatgcatgatacaatttttttcctttgtaatgagTGCCACCACAGAATGTTTTCTGCTGGCAACAATGGCATATGATCGATATGTGGCCATATGCAAGCCTTTACTTTATCCAGTAATTATGACCAGTAGACTATCCATGCAGCTATTAGTTTCATCATTTGTAGGTGGACTTCTTCATGCCATAATTCATACAGGCTTTTTATTCAGATTAACGTTCTGTAATTCTAACATAATACATCACTTTTACTGTGACATCatgccattatttaaaatttcttgtactGATCCTTCTATTAATGTTctgatagtatttattttttctggatcAATTCAGATGTTCACCATTCTGACTGTTCTTGTCTCTTACACATCAGTTCTCtttacaatcttaaaaaagaagtctCTACAAGACATAAGgaaagccttctccacctgtggaACCCATCTCTTATCTGTCTCTTTGTACTATGGTCCTCTTCTCTTCATGTATGTGCGCCCTGTATCTGCACAAGCAGATGATCAAGATATGATGGACTCTCTATTTTACACTGTCATAATTCCTGTGTTAAATCCAATTATCTATAgcttgagaaataaaaaagtcatagattcactgagaaaaatgttaaagagaaaagcTTAGATCTCATACTAATATCTATTCTCCTTTCATTAAAATGACAAGATTGTGCAGATTAGATATTGCTATGTGTTGattagtattaaaatttttttgcagtTATAATTGCCctaatctttcatttatttatttttaaatctttgcttattttgagagagagtgtgcatgcatgcataagagcagaggagggacagagagggaggaagagagagaatcttaagcaggatcatgttgtcagtgcagagcccaacatggggctcgctcgatctcacaaaccatgagatcatgacctgagccaaaatcaagagtcagacgcttaactgactgaaccaccccagcaCCCCATTTGCCCTACTGTTTTAATGACTTAAGGTGGGAGAACCTGATaatctacttaaaatatttgtctttgctAGTCAAAAACACACAAGGAATTTTAATCAGGCATTCCTATCATACTTAAataattaaaggagaaaacaaaaatgaaaacatttcacagGCTTGTACATTCTTCAGTGTGACTTTATAAATGCATTAAGTACTAAAATACATAGTGCCTCTGAATAGAACTTGATTACTATGTTTTTGATCCTTATACAGCTTGATAGCCTGGAGACCCATATTGAATTTAGCTTGATAGTATAGGCAGATTTGTGTTTGAGTGAACAGAGGCAAATTCTAGGAATTCTGCAGCCCTcaaaaggtttttctttccacttatttgAAGCCTGGTGAATTTTGCTTCTTGTGGAGATTCAACTTTCATgtcacagaaagaaataaaaagaaataggagaaacAGGGTAAAAATGACAAAGGTGTTAAGACAATGAAGACAGGGCCAAACTATAAGAGATGCTTAGCTTAGTGTGCTTAGAGGGAGCAAAGGCAAGTTGCCTCTCATTGTCTATGATGCCTTCTATGGGTCCTTTCTAACTATGTTTGTATGTggttgggcaatctggaaaactTCACTAATAACCAAAACTAATAAACTTCAAATAGGGCTTCAAATGTACATTACCAAAGTCTAAATAATGTTAAGTTGATAGAATGTCATAGCGTGCAGTGAGTGGCTCAGAGAGACATGAAAATCAACAAGAGTTTAGATGTTTTGTGCCTCAAAGTCCATTAATGTTACTTATTATTACACTCCATTTGCTAAATTTAATGAGTGATTCATCTTCAAGTCCACCCCACCTTTCCTCTCTCACCACTAATTCTGTACACCGTCCTACTGATACCACTAAGGCTCTCACCCCCATAATTACCTACCTCTGTGATTTGTGACACTCTATAGTTACTTAACCCCTTCCTCTTGCTGATTCTCTTTTAATTCCAAAAAAAAGGTGTTAGGTTGTTCTTTATAAGCATAATTCAGATTAATGATATCCCTTTTCAATAACATTTAATAGAATGTCTTTGCTACTAGCTTATGTggatatatggcatatatatatctggacttatgtacatatatatatatacatgtatttgttcATGCGTAAGTCCagattatatgttatatatctaCCAGCATCTTTTCTAC is a window encoding:
- the LOC122230138 gene encoding olfactory receptor 5H2-like — protein: MGTKNATELKEFVLMGLTYQPEWQIPLFLVFLVIYLITIMGNLGLISLICNEPQLHIPMYFFLGNLAFVDVWLSSTVTPKMLVNFFAKGKMISLSECMIQFFSFVMSATTECFLLATMAYDRYVAICKPLLYPVIMTSRLSMQLLVSSFVGGLLHAIIHTGFLFRLTFCNSNIIHHFYCDIMPLFKISCTDPSINVLIVFIFSGSIQMFTILTVLVSYTSVLFTILKKKSLQDIRKAFSTCGTHLLSVSLYYGPLLFMYVRPVSAQADDQDMMDSLFYTVIIPVLNPIIYSLRNKKVIDSLRKMLKRKA